A single region of the Buteo buteo chromosome 18, bButBut1.hap1.1, whole genome shotgun sequence genome encodes:
- the MTIF3 gene encoding translation initiation factor IF-3, mitochondrial isoform X4 codes for MEYQNCRMTAFCVMKLLCQATRNENRYAKRFFGALLTQTPQKRVFSPFWMVVPDPDPRKSTVFGLTQPFCTAEKSHTEPKRKAAFGSVGRRIPYRILHVINQDGESLGNMHRAEALKLMDQHDLKLVLLRENAEPPVYRLMTGQQIHEEQLKLAEKKKASPKPAIAKNDLETKTKQIAQWIEKKYHVKVTIRQAKDSNTDMFMLFDQILDTVSEKATYLSKPKVTREGVSTCILRHMSDKELKAYQKMEKQKNSIVKKDENEDLKSNELHQ; via the exons ATGGAATACCAAAACTGCAG AATGACTGCCTTTTGTGTGATGAAACTTTTATGTCAAGCAACCAGAAATGAGAATAGATATGCAAAAAGATTCTTTGGTGCTCTTCTGACACAAACACCACAAAAGAGGGTCTTTTCTCCATTCTGGATGGTGGTACCTGACCCTGACCCTAGAAAGTCAACTGTGTTTGGACTTACTCAACCATTTTGTACAGCCGAAAAATCTCACACAGaaccaaaaaggaaagcagcatttgGAAGTGTTGGGCGAAGAATTCCCTATCGGATTTTGCATGTAATCAACCAGGATGGAGAGAGCTTAGGAAATATGCACCGAGCAGAGGCACTCAAACTTATGGATCAACATGACCTGAAACTAGTTCTCCTTCGTGAGAATGCAGAACCTCCTGTATACAGACTAATGACTGGGCAGCAGATTCATGAAGAACAGCTTAAacttgcagagaagaaaaaagcaagtccAAAACCAG CTATTGCCAAGAACGACTTAGAGACCAAGACTAAGCAGATAGCACAGTGGATTGAAAAGAAATACCATGTTAAGGTTACCATCCGGCAAGCAAAAGATAGCAATACAGACATG ttCATGCTTTTTGATCAGATTTTGGATACTGTGTCCGAGAAAGCCACTTATCTTTCCAAGCCAAAAGTTACTAGAGAAGGGGTGAGTACCTGTATTTTGAGACACATGTCTGACAAAGAGTTGAAAGCATACcagaagatggaaaaacagaaaaacagtatagtaaagaaagatgaaaatgaagatcTGAAGTCAAATGAGTTGCATCAGTGA
- the MTIF3 gene encoding translation initiation factor IF-3, mitochondrial isoform X1, with protein sequence MEYQNCRMTAFCVMKLLCQATRNENRYAKRFFGALLTQTPQKRVFSPFWMVVPDPDPRKSTVFGLTQPFCTAEKSHTEPKRKAAFGSVGRRIPYRILHVINQDGESLGNMHRAEALKLMDQHDLKLVLLRENAEPPVYRLMTGQQIHEEQLKLAEKKKASPKPGVIQKELSFSSAIAKNDLETKTKQIAQWIEKKYHVKVTIRQAKDSNTDMFMLFDQILDTVSEKATYLSKPKVTREGVSTCILRHMSDKELKAYQKMEKQKNSIVKKDENEDLKSNELHQ encoded by the exons ATGGAATACCAAAACTGCAG AATGACTGCCTTTTGTGTGATGAAACTTTTATGTCAAGCAACCAGAAATGAGAATAGATATGCAAAAAGATTCTTTGGTGCTCTTCTGACACAAACACCACAAAAGAGGGTCTTTTCTCCATTCTGGATGGTGGTACCTGACCCTGACCCTAGAAAGTCAACTGTGTTTGGACTTACTCAACCATTTTGTACAGCCGAAAAATCTCACACAGaaccaaaaaggaaagcagcatttgGAAGTGTTGGGCGAAGAATTCCCTATCGGATTTTGCATGTAATCAACCAGGATGGAGAGAGCTTAGGAAATATGCACCGAGCAGAGGCACTCAAACTTATGGATCAACATGACCTGAAACTAGTTCTCCTTCGTGAGAATGCAGAACCTCCTGTATACAGACTAATGACTGGGCAGCAGATTCATGAAGAACAGCTTAAacttgcagagaagaaaaaagcaagtccAAAACCAG GGGTGATTCAGAAGGAGTTATCCTTTTCTTCAGCTATTGCCAAGAACGACTTAGAGACCAAGACTAAGCAGATAGCACAGTGGATTGAAAAGAAATACCATGTTAAGGTTACCATCCGGCAAGCAAAAGATAGCAATACAGACATG ttCATGCTTTTTGATCAGATTTTGGATACTGTGTCCGAGAAAGCCACTTATCTTTCCAAGCCAAAAGTTACTAGAGAAGGGGTGAGTACCTGTATTTTGAGACACATGTCTGACAAAGAGTTGAAAGCATACcagaagatggaaaaacagaaaaacagtatagtaaagaaagatgaaaatgaagatcTGAAGTCAAATGAGTTGCATCAGTGA
- the MTIF3 gene encoding translation initiation factor IF-3, mitochondrial isoform X2 yields the protein MPRMTAFCVMKLLCQATRNENRYAKRFFGALLTQTPQKRVFSPFWMVVPDPDPRKSTVFGLTQPFCTAEKSHTEPKRKAAFGSVGRRIPYRILHVINQDGESLGNMHRAEALKLMDQHDLKLVLLRENAEPPVYRLMTGQQIHEEQLKLAEKKKASPKPGVIQKELSFSSAIAKNDLETKTKQIAQWIEKKYHVKVTIRQAKDSNTDMFMLFDQILDTVSEKATYLSKPKVTREGVSTCILRHMSDKELKAYQKMEKQKNSIVKKDENEDLKSNELHQ from the exons ATGCCAAG AATGACTGCCTTTTGTGTGATGAAACTTTTATGTCAAGCAACCAGAAATGAGAATAGATATGCAAAAAGATTCTTTGGTGCTCTTCTGACACAAACACCACAAAAGAGGGTCTTTTCTCCATTCTGGATGGTGGTACCTGACCCTGACCCTAGAAAGTCAACTGTGTTTGGACTTACTCAACCATTTTGTACAGCCGAAAAATCTCACACAGaaccaaaaaggaaagcagcatttgGAAGTGTTGGGCGAAGAATTCCCTATCGGATTTTGCATGTAATCAACCAGGATGGAGAGAGCTTAGGAAATATGCACCGAGCAGAGGCACTCAAACTTATGGATCAACATGACCTGAAACTAGTTCTCCTTCGTGAGAATGCAGAACCTCCTGTATACAGACTAATGACTGGGCAGCAGATTCATGAAGAACAGCTTAAacttgcagagaagaaaaaagcaagtccAAAACCAG GGGTGATTCAGAAGGAGTTATCCTTTTCTTCAGCTATTGCCAAGAACGACTTAGAGACCAAGACTAAGCAGATAGCACAGTGGATTGAAAAGAAATACCATGTTAAGGTTACCATCCGGCAAGCAAAAGATAGCAATACAGACATG ttCATGCTTTTTGATCAGATTTTGGATACTGTGTCCGAGAAAGCCACTTATCTTTCCAAGCCAAAAGTTACTAGAGAAGGGGTGAGTACCTGTATTTTGAGACACATGTCTGACAAAGAGTTGAAAGCATACcagaagatggaaaaacagaaaaacagtatagtaaagaaagatgaaaatgaagatcTGAAGTCAAATGAGTTGCATCAGTGA
- the MTIF3 gene encoding translation initiation factor IF-3, mitochondrial isoform X3, whose amino-acid sequence MTAFCVMKLLCQATRNENRYAKRFFGALLTQTPQKRVFSPFWMVVPDPDPRKSTVFGLTQPFCTAEKSHTEPKRKAAFGSVGRRIPYRILHVINQDGESLGNMHRAEALKLMDQHDLKLVLLRENAEPPVYRLMTGQQIHEEQLKLAEKKKASPKPGVIQKELSFSSAIAKNDLETKTKQIAQWIEKKYHVKVTIRQAKDSNTDMFMLFDQILDTVSEKATYLSKPKVTREGVSTCILRHMSDKELKAYQKMEKQKNSIVKKDENEDLKSNELHQ is encoded by the exons ATGACTGCCTTTTGTGTGATGAAACTTTTATGTCAAGCAACCAGAAATGAGAATAGATATGCAAAAAGATTCTTTGGTGCTCTTCTGACACAAACACCACAAAAGAGGGTCTTTTCTCCATTCTGGATGGTGGTACCTGACCCTGACCCTAGAAAGTCAACTGTGTTTGGACTTACTCAACCATTTTGTACAGCCGAAAAATCTCACACAGaaccaaaaaggaaagcagcatttgGAAGTGTTGGGCGAAGAATTCCCTATCGGATTTTGCATGTAATCAACCAGGATGGAGAGAGCTTAGGAAATATGCACCGAGCAGAGGCACTCAAACTTATGGATCAACATGACCTGAAACTAGTTCTCCTTCGTGAGAATGCAGAACCTCCTGTATACAGACTAATGACTGGGCAGCAGATTCATGAAGAACAGCTTAAacttgcagagaagaaaaaagcaagtccAAAACCAG GGGTGATTCAGAAGGAGTTATCCTTTTCTTCAGCTATTGCCAAGAACGACTTAGAGACCAAGACTAAGCAGATAGCACAGTGGATTGAAAAGAAATACCATGTTAAGGTTACCATCCGGCAAGCAAAAGATAGCAATACAGACATG ttCATGCTTTTTGATCAGATTTTGGATACTGTGTCCGAGAAAGCCACTTATCTTTCCAAGCCAAAAGTTACTAGAGAAGGGGTGAGTACCTGTATTTTGAGACACATGTCTGACAAAGAGTTGAAAGCATACcagaagatggaaaaacagaaaaacagtatagtaaagaaagatgaaaatgaagatcTGAAGTCAAATGAGTTGCATCAGTGA